From a region of the Falsibacillus albus genome:
- a CDS encoding MarR family winged helix-turn-helix transcriptional regulator, with the protein MTNPTIKELVDRYIELSFSVNKKAESLIKCQIGDDLTNDQHYILRYIEKKEVCTSTELAEVFEVKKSAITAIINRMWEKGLIQRNRDEKDRRVIYLTLSDEGKELFEKTETRIHKLVEHLIKQFDQHEIEQFIRTYEKLEHVIAESKDFQLED; encoded by the coding sequence ATGACGAATCCAACGATCAAAGAACTGGTCGACCGGTACATAGAGCTTTCATTTTCGGTGAATAAAAAAGCCGAAAGCTTGATTAAATGTCAAATCGGAGATGATTTGACCAATGACCAGCATTATATTCTCCGGTATATCGAAAAAAAGGAAGTGTGTACTTCGACAGAGCTTGCCGAAGTGTTTGAAGTGAAAAAAAGTGCAATCACTGCGATCATCAACCGAATGTGGGAAAAGGGGCTCATTCAGAGAAACCGCGATGAAAAAGACCGCCGCGTCATTTATCTGACATTGAGCGATGAAGGGAAGGAACTATTTGAGAAGACTGAGACCCGGATCCATAAGCTTGTCGAACATCTGATCAAACAATTTGATCAACATGAAATCGAGCAATTCATCAGGACGTATGAAAAATTGGAACATGTCATTGCGGAGAGCAAAGATTTTCAACTGGAGGATTGA
- the gnd gene encoding phosphogluconate dehydrogenase (NAD(+)-dependent, decarboxylating) has protein sequence MKVGLIGLGKMGLNLGQNLIDHNHEVAAFDLNQDAVKELSSYGAQGASSLKELVESLDKPRVLWVMVPHSVVDSVLEEVTPLLSEGDIVIEAGNSHYKESVRRYNQLKESGISFMDCGTSGGMEGARNGACYMIGGDEEAWSVVEPIFRDTAVENGYLYAGKAGSGHFLKMVHNGIEYGMMAAIGEGFEVLEKSEFDYDYEKVGRVWNNGSVIRSWLMELTERAFSKDAKLDDIRGVMNSSGEGKWTVETALDLQAATPVIAMSLLMRYRSLDNDTFTGKVVAALRNEFGGHAVEKK, from the coding sequence ATGAAAGTAGGATTAATCGGTTTAGGGAAAATGGGTCTTAATTTAGGACAAAATTTAATTGACCATAATCACGAGGTTGCCGCATTCGATTTAAATCAGGATGCAGTAAAAGAATTAAGCAGTTATGGTGCACAGGGGGCTTCCAGTTTAAAGGAATTGGTGGAGTCATTGGATAAACCGCGTGTGCTTTGGGTAATGGTGCCGCATTCAGTGGTTGATTCCGTTCTTGAAGAAGTTACGCCGCTTTTAAGCGAAGGCGATATCGTCATAGAAGCAGGAAATTCTCACTATAAAGAATCCGTTCGCCGCTACAATCAGCTGAAGGAATCAGGAATCAGCTTCATGGATTGCGGGACTTCAGGTGGAATGGAAGGCGCTCGAAATGGAGCATGCTATATGATCGGCGGAGATGAAGAAGCGTGGAGCGTCGTTGAGCCAATCTTCCGTGACACAGCTGTGGAAAACGGCTACCTTTATGCAGGAAAAGCTGGAAGCGGGCATTTCTTGAAAATGGTCCATAACGGCATTGAGTACGGTATGATGGCCGCTATCGGAGAAGGCTTTGAAGTATTGGAAAAAAGTGAATTCGACTATGATTATGAAAAAGTTGGACGAGTTTGGAACAACGGATCTGTCATTCGTTCCTGGTTGATGGAATTGACGGAGCGTGCATTCTCCAAGGATGCCAAACTTGATGACATCAGAGGTGTCATGAATTCTTCTGGTGAAGGTAAATGGACCGTTGAAACTGCGCTTGATCTTCAAGCCGCTACTCCGGTAATAGCCATGTCGCTTCTTATGCGCTACCGCTCACTCGACAATGATACGTTCACAGGCAAAGTGGTTGCGGCGCTGCGCAATGAATTCGGCGGACATGCAGTCGAGAAAAAATAA